In Opitutus sp. ER46, the following are encoded in one genomic region:
- a CDS encoding bile acid:sodium symporter family protein, with the protein MAAGVISCRVGLWQGGAVVASVALALGLGAMPATRGFQFTGWIVAAVTASMCFPSAFLHWGSFDLRNKWVILLVVQLVMFGMGTQMSLADFKGVAKTPRGVLVGIVCHFSIMPLVGVALTKVFAFPPEIAAGIILIGSCSSGLASNVMAYLAGANLVLSVTVTAITTLVAPFMTPLLMKLFAGTLVEVKFVNMMMEIIKIVIVPIGAALLHDYLKTASATGRRWVHVIAVAAALWLAMLALGGWGWVAGQVGESARLVIGTLGFFLAAVLVGLLYHVAVRRWPAIGRKMPLGSMAGIVYFTAVTTAAGRDNLLQIGALLFVAAALHNAAGYFFGYWLSRGAGLDKNSARSVAFEVGLQNGGMASGLAGSMGKLATVGLAAAIFSPWMNISGSILANYWRRRKA; encoded by the coding sequence GTGGCGGCGGGCGTGATCTCCTGTCGCGTCGGGCTATGGCAGGGCGGTGCCGTGGTTGCGAGTGTGGCGCTCGCGCTTGGGCTCGGGGCGATGCCGGCGACGCGCGGCTTTCAGTTTACCGGGTGGATCGTTGCGGCCGTGACGGCCAGCATGTGTTTCCCGTCGGCGTTCCTGCACTGGGGAAGTTTCGATCTGCGGAACAAGTGGGTTATCCTGCTCGTGGTGCAGTTGGTGATGTTCGGAATGGGCACGCAGATGAGCCTTGCGGATTTCAAGGGCGTGGCGAAGACCCCGCGCGGCGTGCTCGTGGGCATTGTGTGCCATTTCTCGATCATGCCGCTGGTAGGCGTGGCGTTGACGAAGGTCTTCGCGTTTCCGCCGGAGATTGCGGCCGGCATCATCCTGATCGGCTCCTGCTCGAGCGGGCTGGCGTCGAACGTGATGGCCTATCTCGCGGGTGCGAACCTCGTGCTTTCGGTGACGGTGACGGCGATCACGACGCTGGTGGCGCCGTTCATGACCCCGCTGTTGATGAAGCTCTTCGCGGGGACGCTCGTGGAGGTGAAGTTCGTCAACATGATGATGGAGATCATCAAGATCGTGATTGTGCCGATCGGGGCGGCGTTGCTGCACGACTACCTGAAAACGGCCTCGGCGACCGGACGGCGGTGGGTGCATGTGATCGCGGTGGCGGCGGCGCTTTGGCTCGCGATGCTGGCGTTGGGTGGGTGGGGCTGGGTGGCGGGGCAGGTGGGCGAGTCGGCGCGGCTGGTTATCGGGACGTTGGGATTCTTCCTGGCGGCGGTGCTCGTGGGGCTCCTCTATCACGTCGCCGTGCGGCGCTGGCCGGCGATTGGGCGCAAGATGCCGCTCGGGTCGATGGCGGGAATTGTGTATTTCACGGCGGTGACGACTGCGGCGGGCCGGGACAACCTGCTGCAGATCGGGGCGCTGCTGTTCGTTGCGGCGGCGTTGCACAACGCGGCGGGCTACTTTTTCGGCTACTGGCTGAGCCGCGGCGCGGGCCTCGACAAGAACTCGGCGCGGTCGGTCGCCTTCGAAGTGGGGCTGCAGAACGGCGGCATGGCATCCGGCCTCGCGGGGTCGATGGGCAAGCTCGCGACCGTGGGTCTCGCCGCCGCGATCTTCAGTCCCTGGATGAACATCTCCGGCTCAATCCTCGCCAACTACTGGCGCCGCCGCAAAGCCTAG
- a CDS encoding transposase, with protein sequence MARNRIKVSARQQGAIYHLMSRSVNGELRLEEDGQEYLRQLVWRMAEFTGIRIIAYAIMDNHYHVVVFVPHWEPLSDAELLRRHACLYPQPTKLQVAKLAEIKAQMPENGPKAVAWRAAIQRQMNDISSFMKLIKERFAMRYNRQHERFGPVWCGRFKSVLVEDKPHLLQILGLYVDLNPVRAGIVEDPKDYRFCGYAEAVAGGKKAQEGIRFLVGGDTWEETHSAYRRLLFATGGTERPGKASISAERVREVLANGGRLPLAVVLRCRIRYFSDGTVLGSRAFVESHLAAYRQRTGMGKRMAPRSLPAVTDWGDIAGLRGSRGPIFC encoded by the coding sequence ATGGCTCGAAACCGGATCAAAGTCTCGGCGCGGCAGCAGGGAGCGATCTATCACCTGATGAGTCGGTCGGTGAACGGGGAACTCAGGCTGGAGGAGGATGGGCAGGAGTACCTGCGGCAATTGGTGTGGCGGATGGCGGAGTTTACGGGGATTCGGATCATCGCGTATGCGATCATGGACAACCATTACCACGTGGTGGTGTTCGTCCCGCACTGGGAGCCGTTGTCGGATGCGGAGCTGCTCCGCCGTCACGCATGTCTGTATCCCCAGCCTACGAAGCTGCAGGTGGCGAAGTTGGCGGAGATCAAGGCGCAGATGCCGGAGAACGGGCCGAAGGCGGTGGCGTGGCGGGCTGCGATACAGCGGCAGATGAATGACATCTCGTCGTTCATGAAGCTGATCAAGGAGCGCTTCGCGATGCGGTACAACCGGCAGCACGAGCGTTTTGGCCCAGTGTGGTGTGGACGCTTCAAGAGCGTCCTGGTCGAGGACAAACCGCACTTGCTGCAGATATTGGGACTGTACGTGGATCTGAACCCGGTGCGTGCCGGGATCGTGGAGGATCCGAAGGATTATCGGTTCTGTGGGTACGCCGAGGCGGTGGCGGGAGGGAAGAAGGCGCAGGAGGGCATACGTTTTCTCGTAGGCGGCGACACGTGGGAGGAGACGCACAGCGCGTACCGGCGACTGCTGTTTGCGACCGGCGGAACGGAGCGGCCGGGAAAAGCATCGATTTCAGCAGAGCGGGTGAGGGAGGTGCTCGCGAATGGCGGACGCCTACCGCTGGCGGTGGTGTTACGTTGTCGAATTCGTTACTTCAGCGACGGCACGGTACTGGGAAGCAGAGCTTTCGTTGAGTCGCACCTGGCTGCCTACCGCCAACGTACCGGTATGGGAAAGCGCATGGCGCCGCGTTCCCTCCCCGCGGTGACCGATTGGGGCGACATCGCCGGCCTGCGCGGCTCACGGGGCCCAATCTTCTGTTAA
- a CDS encoding four-carbon acid sugar kinase family protein yields MNSYLAYYGDDFTGSTDALEWLTRAGFRTVLFTGVPTAEQLRRFGQLDAVGVAGCTRALAPGAMAAELQPAFAALRALGAAHVHYKVCSTFDSAPHVGSIGRAIELGRAAFGGPFVPLVVGAPALGRYCVFGNLFARFGIGSAGAVHRLDRHPAMRRHPVTPADESDLRLHLARQTGLPVGLFDVLAQELEPARRDAELARLVSEGAEIVLFDVMEPAHLEHIGALLGPLGEGDRPLFSVGSSAIEMALGGYAQQTGRVTPRSTWAEVGAVSSLLVVSGSCSPVSVRQIAWAANHGFAEVGLAPDADEAEVTAAIATATAHRREGRHIVVHTRPDRIVAAPVRPECVGAMLGRVAKAVLGATRGKRLLIAGGDTSSYTARTLGIEAVEMIAPLAPGAPLCRAHAAAAPIDGLEVNFKGGQVGAEDYFGAVARGAL; encoded by the coding sequence ATGAATTCCTATCTGGCGTATTACGGCGACGACTTCACGGGCTCGACGGATGCCTTGGAGTGGCTGACGCGCGCGGGATTTCGCACCGTCCTGTTCACCGGGGTGCCGACGGCGGAGCAGTTGCGGCGCTTTGGCCAGCTCGACGCGGTGGGTGTGGCCGGTTGCACCCGGGCGCTGGCGCCGGGCGCGATGGCGGCGGAGCTTCAGCCGGCTTTCGCGGCGTTGCGTGCGCTGGGCGCCGCGCACGTGCACTACAAGGTGTGCTCGACCTTTGATTCGGCGCCCCACGTGGGAAGCATTGGCCGGGCGATCGAGCTGGGGCGCGCCGCCTTTGGCGGGCCGTTCGTGCCGCTGGTTGTGGGGGCGCCAGCGCTGGGACGTTATTGCGTGTTCGGAAACCTGTTCGCGCGCTTCGGCATTGGGAGTGCGGGGGCGGTCCATCGGCTCGATCGGCACCCGGCGATGCGCCGCCATCCAGTTACGCCGGCCGACGAAAGCGATCTGCGGCTGCATCTGGCGCGGCAGACCGGTTTGCCCGTGGGCCTCTTCGATGTTCTCGCGCAGGAGCTGGAGCCGGCGCGCCGTGACGCTGAACTGGCCCGGCTGGTCAGCGAAGGGGCCGAGATTGTCCTGTTCGATGTGATGGAGCCGGCTCATCTCGAGCATATCGGCGCGCTGCTGGGCCCCCTGGGCGAAGGCGATCGCCCGCTATTCTCCGTTGGCTCGTCCGCGATCGAGATGGCGCTCGGTGGATACGCTCAGCAGACGGGGCGCGTGACGCCGCGCTCGACGTGGGCGGAGGTCGGCGCCGTATCCTCGTTGTTGGTGGTGTCCGGCAGTTGCTCACCCGTTTCGGTGCGCCAGATTGCCTGGGCGGCGAACCATGGTTTTGCAGAGGTCGGGCTCGCACCGGATGCGGACGAGGCTGAAGTGACGGCGGCGATCGCGACGGCGACGGCGCATCGGCGGGAGGGCCGTCATATCGTCGTGCATACGCGGCCCGATCGGATCGTGGCGGCGCCGGTGCGGCCGGAGTGCGTCGGCGCGATGCTCGGTCGCGTGGCGAAGGCGGTGCTCGGCGCGACGCGCGGCAAGCGCCTGTTGATCGCCGGTGGCGACACCTCGAGCTACACGGCGCGGACGTTGGGCATCGAGGCGGTGGAGATGATTGCGCCGCTCGCCCCCGGCGCCCCGCTGTGCCGGGCCCATGCGGCCGCTGCCCCGATCGACGGGCTCGAGGTGAATTTCAAGGGCGGCCAAGTCGGCGCGGAGGACTATTTCGGCGCGGTCGCGCGTGGCGCGCTGTGA
- a CDS encoding aspartate/glutamate racemase family protein — MPLKTLGLIHTSATLVPVFAQLCRAKLPGVATFNIVDDSLVRAIGARGALTADIARRVGAYITSAEAGGADQILVTCSSIGPAVEASAAFCGVPVLRVDQPMSDQAVRTGRRIGVIATLPTTLNPTSDLVRRRAALAGREIELQSRLCEGAFEALMSGDAAKHDAMVADALRQLSRQVDVILLAQASMARVVETLAESDRRVPILASPGIAIDFLAAHIA, encoded by the coding sequence ATGCCCCTCAAAACCCTCGGTCTCATTCATACTTCGGCGACGCTCGTTCCGGTCTTCGCGCAACTTTGCAGGGCGAAGCTGCCTGGCGTGGCCACGTTCAACATCGTTGACGACAGCCTGGTGCGCGCGATCGGCGCGCGCGGTGCGCTGACGGCCGATATTGCCCGTCGGGTCGGCGCGTACATCACGTCCGCGGAGGCGGGGGGGGCGGATCAGATCCTGGTGACCTGCTCATCGATCGGGCCGGCGGTCGAGGCCTCTGCCGCGTTCTGTGGTGTGCCGGTCCTGCGCGTCGACCAGCCTATGAGTGATCAGGCCGTGCGGACGGGGCGGCGTATCGGGGTGATTGCGACGCTGCCGACGACGCTGAATCCGACGTCGGACCTCGTGCGCCGGCGCGCGGCCCTGGCAGGGCGGGAAATCGAGCTGCAGTCGCGACTGTGCGAGGGGGCTTTCGAGGCGCTGATGAGTGGCGATGCGGCAAAGCATGATGCGATGGTGGCGGACGCGCTGCGGCAGTTGTCGCGGCAGGTGGATGTGATTCTCCTGGCGCAAGCGTCGATGGCCCGCGTGGTGGAGACGCTGGCGGAGTCGGATCGCCGGGTGCCGATTCTGGCGAGCCCGGGCATCGCGATCGACTTTCTGGCCGCACACATCGCCTGA
- the glgX gene encoding glycogen debranching protein GlgX, producing the protein MRLWRGRCYPLGATWTGNGVNFALFSANATGVELCLFDRLGEVEVARVRLRERNDHVWYGFLPDARPGQLYGFRVEGPYEPASGHRFNPHKVLLDPYAKAIAGTVHWSNEMFGYTIGAPNTDLSFDARDNAALTPKAVVIDPSFDWGDDERPNRPLHATVIYEVHVKGFSKLWEAIPEPLRGTYAGLGTPEAIRYLKELGVTAVELLPVHQHVDSKHLLDKGLTDYWGYNSIGFFAPEAAYARAGDFGDQVREFKAMVRALHAAGLEVILDVVYNHTAEGNQLGPTLSFRGIDNASYYRLVAADPRYYMDYTGTGNTLNVPNPRVLQLIMDSLRYWVTEMHVDGFRFDLAPALARELHEVSQLSAFFDVIHQDPVVSQVKLIAEPWDVGEGGYQVGNFPVLWAEWNGRYRDTVRGYWKGDSGHMRDLAFRLCGSSDLYQSSGKTPTASVNFVTSHDGFSLHDLVSFNDKHNEANGEGNQDGDNNNHSWNCGHEGIDAPKDVRQLRRRMMRNFLSTLFLSQGVPMLRGGDEYAATQRGNNNAYCQDNDTSWLAWTRDAEAERQTAFVRRLINFRLRHPVFHRSSFFQGRDLRGNGIKDLTWIRADGTEMTDEDWSADFAKVLGLMLSGDALDQHTDEGQPITDDTFLLFFNAHHEPVDVVAVGGPKTHWRLILDTAEETGFLEHGVRRVGGMKHRMAARSLVLFKMDEGTHTEARDAARFRRAAPPAA; encoded by the coding sequence CTGCGGCTCTGGCGCGGACGCTGCTACCCGTTGGGCGCCACGTGGACCGGCAATGGCGTGAACTTTGCCCTTTTCTCCGCCAACGCCACCGGCGTCGAACTCTGCCTTTTCGACCGCCTGGGCGAGGTCGAGGTTGCGCGCGTCCGGCTGCGCGAGCGTAACGATCACGTCTGGTACGGGTTCCTCCCCGATGCCCGCCCCGGTCAACTTTACGGCTTTCGCGTCGAGGGCCCCTACGAGCCCGCCTCCGGTCACCGCTTCAACCCGCACAAGGTCCTCCTCGACCCCTACGCCAAGGCCATCGCCGGCACCGTACATTGGTCCAACGAGATGTTCGGCTACACCATCGGCGCCCCCAATACCGACCTCTCCTTCGACGCCCGCGACAACGCCGCGCTCACCCCGAAGGCCGTCGTGATCGACCCGAGCTTCGACTGGGGCGACGACGAGCGGCCCAATCGTCCGCTCCACGCAACCGTCATTTACGAGGTGCACGTCAAAGGCTTCTCCAAACTCTGGGAAGCCATCCCTGAACCCCTCCGCGGAACCTACGCCGGTCTCGGCACCCCCGAGGCGATCCGCTACCTCAAGGAACTCGGCGTCACCGCCGTCGAACTCCTGCCCGTCCACCAGCACGTCGACTCCAAGCACCTCCTCGACAAGGGGCTCACCGACTATTGGGGCTACAACAGCATCGGCTTCTTCGCCCCCGAGGCGGCCTACGCTCGCGCCGGCGACTTCGGCGATCAAGTTCGCGAGTTCAAGGCCATGGTCCGCGCCCTCCACGCCGCCGGCCTCGAGGTCATCCTAGACGTCGTCTACAACCACACCGCCGAGGGCAACCAACTCGGGCCCACGCTCAGCTTCCGGGGCATCGACAACGCCAGCTACTACCGACTCGTCGCCGCCGATCCGCGCTACTACATGGACTACACCGGCACCGGCAACACCCTGAACGTCCCCAACCCCCGCGTCCTCCAGCTTATCATGGACTCGCTGCGCTACTGGGTGACCGAGATGCACGTCGACGGCTTCCGCTTCGACCTCGCCCCAGCCCTCGCCCGCGAACTCCACGAGGTCAGCCAGCTCTCCGCCTTCTTCGATGTCATCCACCAGGACCCCGTCGTCTCCCAAGTGAAGCTCATCGCCGAGCCCTGGGACGTCGGCGAGGGCGGCTACCAGGTCGGCAACTTTCCCGTGCTCTGGGCCGAGTGGAATGGCCGCTACCGCGATACCGTCCGCGGCTATTGGAAGGGCGATTCCGGCCACATGCGCGATCTCGCGTTCCGGCTCTGCGGCAGCTCAGACCTCTACCAAAGCAGCGGCAAAACCCCCACCGCCTCCGTAAACTTCGTCACCTCCCACGACGGCTTCTCCCTGCACGATCTCGTCTCCTTCAACGACAAGCACAACGAGGCAAACGGGGAGGGAAACCAGGACGGCGACAACAATAACCACTCCTGGAACTGTGGCCACGAGGGCATCGACGCTCCCAAGGACGTACGCCAATTGCGGCGCCGCATGATGCGCAACTTCCTTTCCACGCTCTTCCTTTCCCAAGGCGTGCCCATGCTCCGTGGGGGGGACGAATACGCCGCCACCCAGCGCGGCAACAACAACGCCTACTGCCAGGACAACGACACCAGCTGGCTCGCCTGGACGCGCGACGCCGAGGCCGAGCGTCAAACCGCCTTCGTTCGCCGCCTCATCAACTTCCGCCTCCGACATCCCGTCTTCCACCGCTCCTCCTTCTTCCAAGGGCGAGACTTGCGCGGCAACGGGATCAAGGACCTCACCTGGATCCGCGCCGACGGTACCGAGATGACTGACGAGGACTGGTCCGCCGATTTCGCCAAGGTCCTCGGCCTCATGCTCAGCGGCGACGCCCTCGACCAGCACACCGACGAAGGACAGCCGATCACCGACGACACGTTCCTGCTCTTCTTCAACGCCCACCATGAGCCCGTCGATGTCGTTGCCGTCGGCGGCCCCAAGACGCACTGGCGGCTCATCCTCGATACCGCCGAAGAGACCGGTTTCCTCGAGCACGGGGTCCGCCGCGTCGGCGGCATGAAGCACCGCATGGCGGCACGTTCGCTCGTGCTGTTCAAGATGGACGAGGGCACGCACACCGAGGCGCGCGACGCCGCCCGCTTCCGCCGCGCCGCTCCGCCGGCGGCCTGA
- a CDS encoding ribulose-bisphosphate carboxylase large subunit family protein — protein sequence MDRVVAHYLIETPRDVGQAAAALAGEQSSGTFVAVPGETEELKQRFAARVERITPLEDVAQSSLPGARGGGAVYHRAEIAVSWSIENFGANLPTLVSTVQGNLYELAQFSGLRLVDLELPPGFTARYRGPQYGVDGCRELTKVMGRPLIGTIIKPSIGMTPAQTAGLVATLVEAGIDFIKDDELMADPPHSPFDARVDAIMRVINAHAERTGKKVMYAFNITDEVEAMRRHYDKVVAAGGTAVMLSLNSVGLTGAKQICDQGQLAIHGHRNGWGMLNRHPLLGMDFRAYQKLWRLAGVDQLHVNGIANKFWEPDDSVVRSIAACLAPMAGGVNGKLRPVLPVVSSGQWGGQAPETFRRTQTLDLLYMAGGGIMAHPSGAGAGVRSLQTWWAAAAEGLTAAEAVSRYPELQPSVAKFGGGRVG from the coding sequence ATGGACCGAGTTGTTGCGCATTACCTGATCGAGACGCCGCGGGATGTCGGGCAGGCGGCCGCGGCGCTGGCGGGCGAGCAGTCCTCCGGCACGTTCGTAGCCGTGCCGGGTGAGACCGAGGAGCTGAAGCAGCGGTTCGCCGCGCGGGTGGAGCGGATCACGCCGCTCGAGGACGTGGCGCAGTCCTCGCTGCCGGGAGCGCGGGGTGGCGGTGCGGTGTATCACCGGGCGGAGATCGCGGTCTCGTGGTCGATCGAGAACTTCGGCGCGAACCTGCCGACGCTCGTCTCGACCGTGCAGGGCAATCTGTACGAGCTCGCGCAGTTCTCCGGCCTGCGGCTGGTTGATCTGGAGCTGCCGCCGGGGTTCACCGCCAGGTATCGTGGGCCCCAATACGGCGTGGACGGATGCCGCGAGCTGACCAAGGTCATGGGCCGTCCGCTGATCGGCACCATCATCAAGCCGAGCATCGGCATGACGCCGGCCCAGACGGCCGGCTTGGTTGCCACGCTGGTCGAGGCGGGCATCGACTTCATCAAGGACGACGAGCTGATGGCGGACCCGCCGCATTCGCCGTTCGACGCCCGGGTGGATGCGATCATGCGCGTGATCAATGCGCACGCGGAGCGCACCGGGAAGAAGGTGATGTACGCGTTCAACATCACGGACGAAGTCGAAGCCATGCGACGGCACTACGACAAGGTGGTGGCGGCGGGCGGCACGGCCGTGATGCTGAGCCTCAACAGCGTGGGGCTGACCGGCGCGAAGCAGATCTGCGACCAGGGGCAGTTGGCCATCCACGGGCACCGCAACGGCTGGGGCATGTTGAACCGGCACCCGCTGCTCGGGATGGACTTTCGCGCGTACCAGAAGCTGTGGCGGCTGGCGGGCGTCGATCAGCTCCACGTCAACGGCATCGCCAACAAGTTTTGGGAACCGGATGACTCCGTGGTGCGTTCGATCGCCGCGTGTCTCGCGCCGATGGCGGGTGGTGTGAATGGCAAGCTCCGGCCCGTGCTGCCCGTTGTGTCGTCGGGCCAGTGGGGCGGGCAGGCGCCCGAGACGTTCCGACGGACGCAGACGCTTGACCTGCTCTACATGGCGGGCGGCGGCATCATGGCGCACCCCAGCGGGGCCGGGGCGGGCGTGCGTTCGCTGCAGACGTGGTGGGCGGCGGCCGCCGAGGGCCTGACTGCGGCGGAGGCGGTGAGCCGGTATCCCGAACTCCAGCCCTCTGTGGCGAAGTTCGGTGGAGGCCGGGTGGGCTGA
- a CDS encoding beta-L-arabinofuranosidase domain-containing protein, with amino-acid sequence MKLPFALGLSFLTALVPLTLRGGERSLIDTTRSPAAKMYMVDLADVKWTSGFWAERFAACQHTMVPHLWEIFQSDTDSHAWANFLIAGGVESRGDNKFHGPPFNDGDFLKWFEALAQVYAVTRDPAIDAQMDRIIAVVAKAQREDGYLHTQTVIPQRQGDPKVKEFADREHFETYNMGHLMTAACVHYRVTGKTTMLDLARKAADYIDGLCTRVPEELARNAICPSHYMGVIELYRVTREPRYLELGRKLIEIRSLVPAEVGSDYNQDRLPFRELTTAAGHAVRANYLYAGVADVFAESGDATLLRTLGVLADNVAGTKLYITGMTGALYDGASPDGAKDHKSIQPTHQSYGRDYQLPNLTAYNETCATIGYAMWNWRMLTLSGDARYADLFEQSLYNGVLPGISLEGKDYFYVNPLRKSADFQWPMRWSRSRMPNIKSSFCCPPNVVRTIAEAHNYVYSLSADTLWVHLYAASTLDTAWTDGARIRLRQDTNYPWDGAIKFTIDEAPARPIKVRLRIPGWSKPDRAVVTVNGDALADGLGGRPVPGTYFDVTRTWKAGDTLELKIAFAPTVWEANPLVEETRNQVAVRYGPLVYCLEQNDLPEGVKLDDVSLGRWLKAGECRTVPLQIVNANVLALKLPGWTQEAPAWAAGELYREATLGRVRRTELTFVPYFAWGNRGDTDMSVWIPAR; translated from the coding sequence ATGAAGCTTCCGTTTGCCCTCGGCCTTTCGTTCCTGACGGCCCTCGTTCCGCTCACGCTCCGCGGCGGCGAGCGGTCGCTCATCGACACGACCCGCTCGCCCGCGGCGAAGATGTACATGGTCGATCTCGCCGACGTGAAATGGACCAGCGGGTTCTGGGCCGAGCGCTTCGCGGCATGTCAGCACACCATGGTACCGCATCTCTGGGAGATCTTTCAGAGCGATACCGACAGTCACGCCTGGGCGAACTTCCTGATCGCGGGTGGCGTGGAGTCCCGTGGCGACAACAAGTTTCACGGTCCGCCGTTCAATGACGGCGACTTCCTGAAGTGGTTCGAGGCCCTGGCCCAGGTTTACGCGGTCACGCGCGACCCCGCGATCGACGCGCAGATGGACCGCATCATCGCCGTGGTGGCGAAAGCGCAGCGCGAGGACGGCTACCTGCACACCCAGACGGTCATTCCCCAGCGCCAGGGCGACCCGAAGGTGAAGGAGTTCGCCGACCGCGAGCACTTCGAGACCTACAACATGGGGCATTTGATGACCGCCGCGTGCGTTCACTACCGCGTGACGGGCAAGACCACGATGCTCGACCTGGCGCGCAAGGCCGCGGACTACATCGACGGGCTCTGCACCCGCGTGCCGGAGGAACTGGCGCGCAACGCGATCTGTCCGTCGCACTACATGGGCGTGATCGAGCTCTACCGCGTGACGCGCGAGCCGCGCTACCTCGAGCTCGGCCGGAAGCTGATCGAGATCCGCAGCCTCGTGCCGGCGGAGGTCGGAAGTGACTACAACCAGGACCGCCTGCCTTTCCGCGAACTCACCACCGCGGCGGGCCACGCCGTGCGGGCCAACTATCTCTATGCCGGAGTCGCCGATGTGTTCGCCGAGTCGGGCGACGCCACGCTCCTCCGCACGTTGGGCGTGCTGGCCGACAACGTCGCCGGGACGAAACTCTACATCACCGGCATGACCGGCGCGCTCTACGACGGGGCGTCACCCGACGGCGCGAAGGACCACAAATCGATCCAGCCGACGCACCAGTCCTACGGTCGCGACTACCAGTTGCCGAACCTCACCGCCTACAACGAGACGTGTGCGACGATCGGATACGCGATGTGGAACTGGCGCATGCTCACCTTGAGCGGCGACGCCCGGTATGCGGACCTGTTCGAACAGTCGCTCTACAACGGCGTGCTCCCCGGCATCAGTCTCGAGGGCAAGGACTACTTCTACGTCAACCCGCTGCGGAAATCGGCCGACTTCCAGTGGCCGATGCGCTGGTCGCGGAGCCGGATGCCGAACATCAAGTCGAGCTTCTGCTGCCCGCCCAATGTCGTGCGCACGATCGCCGAGGCGCACAACTACGTGTATTCGCTCTCGGCCGATACCCTCTGGGTCCATCTCTACGCGGCGAGCACGCTGGATACGGCGTGGACGGATGGCGCGCGGATCCGGCTGCGGCAGGACACCAACTATCCCTGGGACGGCGCGATCAAGTTCACCATCGACGAAGCGCCAGCGCGTCCGATCAAGGTGCGGCTCCGGATCCCCGGCTGGTCGAAGCCCGACCGCGCGGTGGTGACGGTTAACGGCGACGCCCTTGCGGACGGTTTGGGCGGGCGGCCCGTCCCGGGCACGTACTTTGACGTGACCCGGACCTGGAAGGCGGGCGACACGCTTGAGCTCAAGATTGCGTTTGCACCGACGGTCTGGGAGGCGAACCCGCTGGTGGAGGAAACGCGCAACCAGGTCGCGGTGCGTTACGGCCCGTTGGTGTACTGCCTCGAGCAGAACGACCTGCCCGAGGGCGTGAAGCTGGACGACGTGTCCCTTGGGCGCTGGCTCAAGGCTGGCGAGTGTCGCACCGTCCCGCTGCAGATCGTGAACGCGAACGTGCTGGCACTGAAGCTGCCCGGCTGGACGCAGGAAGCGCCGGCGTGGGCGGCTGGCGAGCTGTACCGCGAGGCGACCCTGGGACGAGTGCGTCGGACCGAGCTGACCTTCGTGCCCTATTTCGCCTGGGGCAATCGCGGAGACACCGACATGTCGGTCTGGATTCCCGCGCGCTGA